Part of the Martelella mediterranea DSM 17316 genome, TTTGTATCAGGTTAGCGGCCGGCCACCCCTTAAAAGAGAAGAAAGGGGATTTTCGCGATGGCAAAGATCAGTCTTACGCTGGTGCAGACCTTCTATCATGTGGCGCGCAACGGCTCGTTCTCGGCGGCGGCGCGCGAGCTGAACCTGTCCTATCAGTCCGCCGCCAACCATGTGCGCCGGCTCGAGCAGATTTTGAAAAGCAGGCTGATCGAATCCGAGCAGGGGGCCAAGCGCATCACGCTCACGCCGCGCGGGCGCGCGCTGTACAATCTGCTCCATCCCGAACTCGACATCATGCTGGAACGGCTGACGACGCTGATCGAGAACCAGCGCTCCGCGCTCCGGGTGGGCATGCCGCAGGCGATCTTCTTCTATCTGTTTCCCAAGGTTCTGGCCCGCTTCCGCGAGGCTTTTCCGGAGATGGAGTTTTCCGTCTACGAGCGCGATACGGTGCTGGCCGAACTGGTGAAGAATGGCAGCCTCGATGTCTGCATCTCGGAACGCTATTTCGGCGATCCCGTCGTACCGCAGCGCATGCTCGGAAGCTACCGGCTTTCGCTGGTTTTCCCGCGTGCCTGGGGCGATGTTCCGGCGCAGGAGGATATTCCGGACTGGGCCGCGGACAAGCCGTTCGTGACCTATGAACCCGGGCAGACGCTGCGCAATGTCTCGGTCGATTTTCTCGGCCGTGGCGGCAGGGCCGTTCACCCCGCGATTTCGACGTCGGGCAGTTCCAGCGTGAAGCTGTGCGTCGAGGAGGGGCTCGGCTTTTCCATCATTCCCTCATGGTGCGTGGCCTCCGATGACGAGAAGGTCGCCTCGCTCCGCCTCACCAGCCTGCCGGAAATCCGGGTCTATTTCGGCAGTGCCGGCTTCCTGCAAACCCACCCCATGGTCCAGCAGCTTTACGAGGATTGCCAGCGCGAACTGGTGGGGCCGGTTCTGGACCCGCCGAGCGGCGATATCCTGCCGCCTCTATGACCCGACATACAAAAAAGCGCACAAGCGCCGTCTTTTCTCTAGCATTGTCTCGATCGGCTGAGCCGCTAGCCTGTTCCCGACGTGACCGATGGGGGTTGCGGTTCGAAAAAAACGATCAATCCGGGGAATTATGGAGATCTCTCAATGAATTTGTTTGCCAAGATCTGTGGCGTGACGGCGGTGGCGCTTTCGCTGTTCTCAGCCGCCGCCAGCGCCGACACGGTCAGTGATATTCGCGAGCGCGGCACGCTGCGTATTCCGGCGATCCTGAACGAAGTGCCCTATTTCAACAAGGACCCGCGCACGGGCGAATGGACCGGCTTCGTCATCGATATGGCGTCGGATATCGCCAAGACGCTCGATGTCGAGCTTGAAGTTGTGGAATCGAGCTGGTCCAACGCCATTCTGGATGTCCAGAGCGGCAAGGTCGACATGGCCTTCGCCGTGACTGCAACGCCGGTGCGCGCGCTGTCGGTTTCGTTTTCCGACCCGACCTATTACAACAGTTTCGTGCTGATCTCCGCCGATGAAACGCTGGAAGGCAAGAGCTGGAACGAACTCAACGACCCGCAATACACCTTCGCCGTGGATCTCGGCTCCGCGCAGGATCTGATGGCGCAGCAATATCTGCCCAAGGCCAACATTCTGCGCTTCAAGACCCGCGACGAGGCGATCGTCGCCGTCACCACCGGCAAGGCGCAGGGGCTGATCAACACCATGCTCAACGGGCTGGTGATCTCCAAGAAGGCCGCCAATGTGGGCAGCGTCAAGGTGCCGACCCCGGTTCTGTCCACCCCTTCGGTGATTGCCGTGAACTACGGCTCGGACGAGACCTTCAAGAGCTTCGTATCCGCCTGGGCCGAATATAACCGCCGCATCGGCAACAACCAGACCTGGATCCTGAAGAGCCTGGAGCCGTTCGGCATCTCGCTGACGGACATGCCTCCCGGCTTCGGCTTCGGCGGCTGATCGGGACCACGGATTGCCGTCCATTTCAGCAGATGGAAAGACGCCCGGCGCGTGTGCCGGGCGTTTCTTGCGCGTGGCCTGCGACGGCAGAACCCGGTTGTGAAACGGCGGGTACGCGCCAGCGGGCTCGCGGCCGCCCGAGAACAGTTATCGCGCATCCCGGGCGGGAACCGCGTCCCCCTGCAGCCGGCCATCGCGCCAGAGCTGACGCGACATCGGGCCGTCGGCGTCATAATAGGTGGTGGTGCCGTCGCGCTTGTCGTCCTTCCACATCTGCACTTCCTCAAGCGCGCCGTTTTCCGCCAGAATGTAGCGCGGCCCGTCCTTCATACCGTTGCTGAAGCTTGTGACCGCGATGCGGTAGCCGTTGCCGTCAAAGGTCGTCCAGCGGCCTTCCTGGATACCGTGGTCGTAGCGGCCCTGTCGCGTTTCGTCGCGGTAGGGCACCTGTTCCAGCCATTCGCCGTGCTTCTCGCCGTCGACATAGCGGCCACCGGCAATCATCCGGTCGCCATCCAGTTCCTTGTAGGGCCCGTTCAAGACGCCCGCGTCATAGGTGGCGAGCCGCTTCAACTCGCCGTTCATCCTGTATGTGCGCTGCGCGCCGGTCAGCTTTCCGTCATCGTTATAGGTCTCGTGGATGACGTCGCTGGAGTGTTCCGTCCGGCGCCAGTCGCCGACGCGCTTGCCATGGTCGTAATAGCCCCGGTCCCACTCCCGGCCGCGCCAGGCGCGGGTGTAAAGACCATCCTCCTTGCCGTCGACATAGTGGACGCGGGTGGTGATCTGGTCGATTTCGGTGGTCGAGACGAACAGCCCGCGATATTCGCCATCGACCAGTTCGGTGCGGTCCAGCAGCTGGTCGTTGAGATACTTCGTGAAGAGGAGATAGCCGTCGGCCTTGATCTCGGTCTCGGTGAAATTGCCGTAATGCTCGACAGTTTTCTGTCCTTCGCCACGGCCTTCGATCTGCACCGGCTCTTCGAGCCAGATCAGCGCTCCGTCCTTCCATTTCCGGTTTCTCAACGCGTTGCCATCCTCGGCATAATCGGTCTGGGCCACGAGTTCGCCGGATTCCGACCAGCGTTTTGCGCTGCCGGTCGGCGTCCCCATGTCGTAGTGACGCTCGGCCCGGCGCGCGCCCGAGGGCCAGTATTCGGTGACGACCCCATCGGCCGCGCCATCGACATAATGGCCTTCCTCGATAAGGTTGCCGTCCTTGTCGTAGTCCCTGTAGGGGCCATCGCGCCGGCTCATCGACCAGTGGATTTCGGCGGCAAGCTTGCCGTTTTCGTGGTATTTGCGTTCCACGCCATCGATATGGCCGTCGACATGGTTGTTTTCGGCCGAAAGCGTGCCGTCCTGATAATAGAGACGCCAAGGGCCGTTGAGCACGCCATCCTTCCACGTTGTTTCGCGCTGCGTCTTGCCGTCCGCCCAGTACCGGACCTCCGTGCCGTTTTTGCTGCCGTCATCATAAGGCGTGCGGCCCACGACGTTGCCGTCCTCATCGAAGGTCACCATCTCGCCGTCGCGGCGGCCGTCCTCGTTGAGCGGAACGCGGGTTTTGAGGTAGCCCGAGCCGGGATAGAAGGTCTCGATCTTTCCGACCTTGCGGCCCTCATCCAGCGTCGGGGCGGTGTTCCAGACACGGGCATAACGGTCATCGTCTTCATCGTAGATATCGATGATATAGACGCCGTCCTTTGCCTTTTCCGGCGGGGTGTAGCTGTAGGCGCCGTCCGGGGAGGGTGCCAGATTTTCATCGACATTGGCGGCATGTGCGGCGCCTGCCGCCAGAGCGAGTAGAAGTGCGAGAGCGGTTTTCATCGGGCGTCCTCCCTCGGTTCAGGCAGATCGGGAAAGCGGATTTCGAAGCGCCGGCTCACCGGGTCGGAACCGGCGTCCGCTTCAAGGATGCGCTCCGGCCGGCCGGCGGCGCGGATATGGCCGTCTTCGAAGAGCGCCGAGGCGAGCGTGTCGTCGGGGGCGAGGGGCGGGCCATCCGGCGCGACCAGCGCCAGCGCGGTGCCTTCGGCATCGACCAGCCGGAAGCGCGCGTTGAATGCGCCAATCGTCATGGTGCTGTCTGCGCCGAGGGTTTCCGGATCGATCAGCCATGGCCGCGCGGGATCGAGCGCCGCGCTCACCTCGCGCCATGCCACGGCGGTCTCGCAATCGATCACGACGGCGATCGGGTCATGCCCGTAGAAATGCGTGCGGATGCCGTCATCGGTCTGAAGCTGCAGCGTCGTCGTACCGGTCCGTTCGTCCGCCTGCGTTTCAAAGACCAACTCGTGACCGGCAAGCGGTGCGGGCTCATCGAGCCCGGCCTCGCAGTGCTTCGTCTGCGTCGTCGCGAGCCTGAAACGCAGCGCGGCCAGATCGAGGCCTTCGGGCGTGAGCGCATCGAGCGCCGGCGGTGCGCCTTCCGGATAAAGCGCTCGCGTCTCGGGTTCGGTGTCGGGATCGAGGCGTTTGCCGCGCTCGGTGCGGAAGGTGACCGCGCGGGTCGCGACCGGCGTTTCGGCATAGCGCTCGACCCGGATTTCGATCTTCTCCGGCACGGTTTCAGCCTTGAGCGCAACCTTGAGGCCGCTGTAATCCGGCAGCGCCAGTCGTCTCGCCTGGCTTTCGGCCGGCGTCAGCCAGTCCGCGCCGCTGTCGGCGGCATAGATCTGTCCCTTGACCGCGCTGCCTTCCGGGAAGGAAAGGCCGAAGAAATCCCAGGTTTTGCCGGAGAGCAGCAGCTCGTAGCCGTCATCTGTCGGCCGGAGTTCGGCCGACGCGCCGTTGCGGCTTACGCTGGCCGCCCCGTCCGCGTCCGGTCGCAGCGTCAGGGTGAACGGCTCTGACGGATACCAGTCGACCTTGGCGCTGAGCGCCGTCGCCCGTTCCAGATCGTCGCGGACATCGCCGATGCCGACGGGACGCGCGCGCGAGACCGTCCGGAAACCGTCGGCGTCCGGAACAGTTACGGGCATGGTGGCGATGAACGCGGTCGGCAGTTCGGCGTCGCCGTCGAAGAGATGGAGATCGTGGAGCGCGAAGCGGCCGATATTGCTGCCGGCTGCGGGATCGTGGGCAAAGCTCAGCGTGTAGGTCTTGCCGTGCTTGTCGGCCTCTCCCGGTTCGCCGGTGAACACCATGTCCGGCTCGGGCGGCATGACGATGGTTGAAAACGGAAAAGTCGGCATGTCATGCCATTCAGGCTCGCCCCGGAACGCATGGGTATAGAGCGGGAAGGGACTTTCCGTGTTCGCCATCGCGATGGTCTGGCGCGAAAAGCGCTCGTCGTCCGCGCCGGGATTGATGCGCATGTCATAGGTCATCACCGAGCGCTCGACCCAGCCGCTGTCGCGCGCCAGCACCGAAACGCCGGACAGTCGCGTATCCGCCGACGCGCCGTCATAGCTGAGAAACACTGCATCCGGCGTCACCGCGCTGACGGTGATCTCGACATCGGCGATGCCCGGCAGCGTGGTGGTGGTGGACCAGCCTTCCTCGGCTTCGATTTCGACCGGCAGGACCGGCTGACCGAGCTGGTCGCGCATCTGGGCGAGCATGGCTTCCGGCATCTCGGCATCGCCGCGCGGGGCGAAATCCGTCAGCCCGTGGCTTTGCGGATCGATCGTGGCGGAAAAGCCTTCGCGCATCAGCGCGGCAAGGTCATCGGGCGCGTCGCCGAAGGCGGTGCTGGTCACGCGCGATCCCTCTTCATAGGCAAACCACAAAGGGAAGACGTCCATGCTGATGCCGCCGTCCTCGTCGCGTCCGGTGACCGCAAAGCGGGTCAGCGCCGAAACGAACTGGTTGTCGTAAAAACCGTCCGAATCGCTGAAGCCGGAAGCCATGGAAATTTCGAGGTGATAGGTCCGTTCGGCTCCGACGGCCGGGTCGAAAATGATGGTCTCGGCCTTTGCCACGCCGGGAATGGCGGCGACAAGCAGGGCGAACCAGAAACGTCGTTCGATCATGCTTTCTCCTTCGATGGCGCAGTCATGAAGGGGCAGGCGGGCAGAGGCAAGTAACTGCAAGTTGAGATTTACTCCCTGCCGGAAAACCATTGTAACGAACGGGTTTGTCTATGCTTTTTCGCCGGGCTATAAGGCCCCGTCACCCGGATTCGCCACACCAAAAGCCAGGGCAGTCAGCCATTTTATTCATGAAATCACGCTCGGTTTTCCAGACAGTTTTTTTCCGCCGGCATGGTAAATCGGATGACGGCCTTTTGGTCTCGGGGAAGCGGATCGTCGCGGCCTTCCTGCTTGTGCTGATCTGGCTTGGGCCGGCCTTGGCGCGCGAGAGGATCGAGCGTTTCGAAAGCGACATTACGATCGGCCCGACCGGTCGCCTCGACATCACCGAGACCATCGCGATCAGGGCGGAGGGTTACCGGATCGAGCATGGCATCTTTCGCGATCTGCCGATCGCGGGACGGACGGCGGAGGGTGGCGTCGATCCGGGCGCGCTGCAGATCCTGTCGGCCACGCTCGACGGCGCGCCGGTGTCCATGCGCGTCGCCCGCCGCAGCGACTATATACGCATCTTTCTGGGGGATGCCGGAACCGATCTCGAACCGGGCGTTCACACCTTCCGGCTTTCCTATCGCACCGGACCGCAGATCGAAAGCCGCGACGGCCAGGACGAGTTCTACTGGAATGTGACCGGCAGCTACTGGGCCTTCCCGATCGACAATGCCGCTGCGACCATTCATCTGCCGGAGGGTGCTGCGGCCACACAGGTTGCCGGCTATACCGGCCCGCTCGGCTCGACGCGCACCGAGGTGTCCCGCCGCCTCAGCCCGGATGGCGGCACGGTCGATATCTCGACCTACCGCATTCTCCGCCCGGAGGAGGGGCTGACGGTCGCCATCACATTCCCCAAAGGTTTCGTCAGCGAACCGGCTGCCGCCGAGCGGTTCCGGTGGTGGGTGCGCCGCAATCCGGGCGTGGCGATTTCCGGCGTCGGTCTCGGCGCTCTCGGCCTGCTTTTCCTGTTGGTCTCCCGGCGGATCAGGCGGCCCGGAGAGGAGCACGCCGGACGCTATCCGGTGGTCGAGCGGCGCAAGCCGCCGCGCGGCACGACGCCGGCTCAGGTGCAGTATATTTCGATGCGGCGCATGCTCGGCCATTCCGCGCTCCTCGCCACGGTCATCAATCTCGGCCTGCGCGGGCTGATGACCATCGTTCCCGAGGGCAAGGCCTGGCGGATCGTGCTGGACGAGGGCGACACCGGCACGCTGGCGCCCGAGGAGGAAGCGCTGGTTTCTGGCGTGCGCGCCGAAGGCGGCAGCATATTGGTCGAGCGCAACAACCGGCAAACGCTGAGACGGCTTTACGGCGATTTCGCCCGCGCCGTGCGCGCCACCCATGGCCGGCGGTATTACGCGCCGAACGGCAAGTGGAAGCTGGCGGCCGCCTTCCTTTGCTCCGGCCTTGCCGCAGCGCTTGCGCTGACCGGCATGGATGGCGAGGGGTGGATCCTCGCCTATGGCCCGCTGCTGCCGATCGCGCTCGGCATTGCCTTTGCGGGCTTCGATGCGCGCGCCTCGGCGGATACGGTCAGCAATGCCGCCGGAAACGGCATGGGCGGCGGGCTGGTCGCGAGCGCGGGTCTGTGGCTGATGACGGGCTTCTTCACCGGGGCCTTCGGATGGGCGACGGCGCTTGGCCTTGTCGCGACGCCGGTGCTGTTCTGGTGGTTTGCCGCGCGGATCGGCCAGCCGACGGAGGAGGGGCGGGCGCGCGAGGCGGAAATCGAGGGGCTGCGCCTCTATCTCGAGCGCGTCGGCGACATGCGCCACGCCAATCGCAGCGAAAGGGACGCGCTTCCCGCCCTGCTGCCCTTCGCGGTGGCGCTCAATATGAAATCCGAATGGAGCCGGGCCTTCGACAGCGTGATGGACGCCGGCCGCGGCACCATCAACCCGATCCCCTTCGGCCTGCACCCGACCTTCTATGACACGGGCGCGAACGGCGCGACCATCTTCGGCGCCTGCCAGGCGCTCAGCACCAACCTCACGGCTTGCATCTCGCCCAACGGTTCGGGCTCTGGCGGCGGCTTTTCGGGTGGGGGCTTCTCCGGTGGGGGCGGCGGCGGCGGTGGGGGCGGCGGCTGGTGAATGGCTGTCTCGAGATCAGAACTGGCTGACCGCAGGCGAGGGCGCGGCGATTTGCGGTTGCTCGTGAGTTGACCGGAGGTCACAGCCGGTTGCATGCGGCTTTGTATTCCGCATCGAGCCGGGTGACGAGATTGCCGGCGTATGGACGATATCGGCGGCGCTTCAAACGGCCGCACTATCCTCATATTTCGCCTTTTCCCCGATGGGATCAGGGAATGGTCGCGGGGCCTGCGGTATCGTCTTTCGGAGAGGTTCCGAAGGTGCGGCGGAAAGCCTGACTGAACGCACTTTGCGACTGGTAGCCCACCATCTCGGCGACATCGGCCACGCGCAGATTGTCCCGCATGAGCGCCGTTCGCGCGACTGTGAGCCGCCACGAGCGGAGGTATGACAGTGGCGGCTGGCCGATGCGGCGGGAGAACGCGGCGGAGAAGGCTGCGCGCGACATGCCGGCAATCCCCGCCAGTTCCGCCACGGTCCATGGATGGGCGACGTTTTCGTGCAGGGCGGCAAGCGCCCGGCCGATCCGCGGATCGAGAAGCGCGCCAAGCCAGCCCATGCCGGTCGCCCGGACCTCGCTCGCACAGGCGCGGATCGCTTCCACCAGAAGAATATCGGCAAGGCGGGAGCGCACGATTTCGCCCCCGATCGCCTCGCGCTCGGTCTCGTTCGATATCAGGCTGAGAGTTATCCCGATCGCGCTTGAGCCCGAGGCATCCCTCGGCACGACCGAGAAATCCGGCAGCATGTCCAGCAGGAAATCCGCATTTGCCCCGGCAAAGGTGACGCTGCCTCCGATGCCGACAGTCTCATCGCCGTTGATCCGGGCAACATCCCGCTCCGGACCGTCGTAAAGAGCGCG contains:
- a CDS encoding LysR family transcriptional regulator; its protein translation is MAKISLTLVQTFYHVARNGSFSAAARELNLSYQSAANHVRRLEQILKSRLIESEQGAKRITLTPRGRALYNLLHPELDIMLERLTTLIENQRSALRVGMPQAIFFYLFPKVLARFREAFPEMEFSVYERDTVLAELVKNGSLDVCISERYFGDPVVPQRMLGSYRLSLVFPRAWGDVPAQEDIPDWAADKPFVTYEPGQTLRNVSVDFLGRGGRAVHPAISTSGSSSVKLCVEEGLGFSIIPSWCVASDDEKVASLRLTSLPEIRVYFGSAGFLQTHPMVQQLYEDCQRELVGPVLDPPSGDILPPL
- a CDS encoding transporter substrate-binding domain-containing protein, producing the protein MNLFAKICGVTAVALSLFSAAASADTVSDIRERGTLRIPAILNEVPYFNKDPRTGEWTGFVIDMASDIAKTLDVELEVVESSWSNAILDVQSGKVDMAFAVTATPVRALSVSFSDPTYYNSFVLISADETLEGKSWNELNDPQYTFAVDLGSAQDLMAQQYLPKANILRFKTRDEAIVAVTTGKAQGLINTMLNGLVISKKAANVGSVKVPTPVLSTPSVIAVNYGSDETFKSFVSAWAEYNRRIGNNQTWILKSLEPFGISLTDMPPGFGFGG
- a CDS encoding AraC family transcriptional regulator: MSRSSSIAVDPLSNVLDILGARVARRTRIEAAGAWSLSFPGLDRLKFVALLRGDAWISVPGHQPRRMQAGDVCLIGRTDYVVCSDPTLAPADGRALYDGPERDVARINGDETVGIGGSVTFAGANADFLLDMLPDFSVVPRDASGSSAIGITLSLISNETEREAIGGEIVRSRLADILLVEAIRACASEVRATGMGWLGALLDPRIGRALAALHENVAHPWTVAELAGIAGMSRAAFSAAFSRRIGQPPLSYLRSWRLTVARTALMRDNLRVADVAEMVGYQSQSAFSQAFRRTFGTSPKDDTAGPATIP
- a CDS encoding DUF2207 domain-containing protein, which gives rise to MVSGKRIVAAFLLVLIWLGPALARERIERFESDITIGPTGRLDITETIAIRAEGYRIEHGIFRDLPIAGRTAEGGVDPGALQILSATLDGAPVSMRVARRSDYIRIFLGDAGTDLEPGVHTFRLSYRTGPQIESRDGQDEFYWNVTGSYWAFPIDNAAATIHLPEGAAATQVAGYTGPLGSTRTEVSRRLSPDGGTVDISTYRILRPEEGLTVAITFPKGFVSEPAAAERFRWWVRRNPGVAISGVGLGALGLLFLLVSRRIRRPGEEHAGRYPVVERRKPPRGTTPAQVQYISMRRMLGHSALLATVINLGLRGLMTIVPEGKAWRIVLDEGDTGTLAPEEEALVSGVRAEGGSILVERNNRQTLRRLYGDFARAVRATHGRRYYAPNGKWKLAAAFLCSGLAAALALTGMDGEGWILAYGPLLPIALGIAFAGFDARASADTVSNAAGNGMGGGLVASAGLWLMTGFFTGAFGWATALGLVATPVLFWWFAARIGQPTEEGRAREAEIEGLRLYLERVGDMRHANRSERDALPALLPFAVALNMKSEWSRAFDSVMDAGRGTINPIPFGLHPTFYDTGANGATIFGACQALSTNLTACISPNGSGSGGGFSGGGFSGGGGGGGGGGGW
- a CDS encoding toxin-antitoxin system YwqK family antitoxin → MKTALALLLALAAGAAHAANVDENLAPSPDGAYSYTPPEKAKDGVYIIDIYDEDDDRYARVWNTAPTLDEGRKVGKIETFYPGSGYLKTRVPLNEDGRRDGEMVTFDEDGNVVGRTPYDDGSKNGTEVRYWADGKTQRETTWKDGVLNGPWRLYYQDGTLSAENNHVDGHIDGVERKYHENGKLAAEIHWSMSRRDGPYRDYDKDGNLIEEGHYVDGAADGVVTEYWPSGARRAERHYDMGTPTGSAKRWSESGELVAQTDYAEDGNALRNRKWKDGALIWLEEPVQIEGRGEGQKTVEHYGNFTETEIKADGYLLFTKYLNDQLLDRTELVDGEYRGLFVSTTEIDQITTRVHYVDGKEDGLYTRAWRGREWDRGYYDHGKRVGDWRRTEHSSDVIHETYNDDGKLTGAQRTYRMNGELKRLATYDAGVLNGPYKELDGDRMIAGGRYVDGEKHGEWLEQVPYRDETRQGRYDHGIQEGRWTTFDGNGYRIAVTSFSNGMKDGPRYILAENGALEEVQMWKDDKRDGTTTYYDADGPMSRQLWRDGRLQGDAVPARDAR